A section of the Streptomyces sp. NBC_01591 genome encodes:
- a CDS encoding tyrosine-type recombinase/integrase produces MAGYIEDRWLKKRPNKETGKRERTALWGKCTRYRVKGIPGVRDRSFDTVADAKAWLAEAQTDARRGDFVDARDGAISLREYVEKHWWPSQVHPAQTLESMRHRIWGQVLPQLGDLALRDIGVAELRKWSADVQRAVASSTAYVAWVYLKAIMQAAVEDKRLYRNPCKGNSSIKPPKKPERKARAWEQDRVDAVREALADRYQIALDLGVGCGLRQGEVFGFSPGDVHGDFVHVERQILMYKSRLYFGPPKGGKERDVPLPKVLAKRLLTHQERFEPIDVTLPWLDPEEPDLAREDRRKVTVPLLVYTGRRGAINRTTWNTKAWKPALAEVGVIPPLPERQPGEKPSRVWEPSREHGFHVLRHTYASVMLEAGESIVSLAKWLGHSDPAFTLRTYTHFMPQAGARGLSAIETWLTDLG; encoded by the coding sequence ATGGCTGGTTACATCGAAGACCGGTGGCTCAAGAAGCGACCGAACAAGGAGACGGGCAAGCGCGAACGCACTGCGCTATGGGGCAAGTGCACGCGCTACCGCGTCAAGGGAATACCGGGGGTCCGCGACCGGTCTTTCGACACGGTCGCGGACGCCAAGGCGTGGCTGGCCGAGGCACAGACCGATGCACGGCGAGGGGATTTCGTCGACGCGCGAGACGGTGCGATCAGCCTTCGTGAGTACGTCGAGAAGCACTGGTGGCCGTCTCAGGTGCATCCCGCCCAGACGCTGGAAAGCATGAGGCACCGGATCTGGGGGCAGGTGCTGCCGCAGCTCGGAGACCTGGCGCTCAGGGACATCGGTGTCGCGGAGCTGCGCAAGTGGTCGGCCGACGTGCAGAGGGCGGTGGCGTCGAGCACGGCTTATGTCGCGTGGGTGTACCTCAAGGCGATCATGCAGGCCGCGGTCGAGGACAAGCGGCTCTACCGCAACCCGTGCAAGGGCAACAGCTCGATCAAGCCGCCGAAGAAACCGGAGCGCAAGGCTCGCGCCTGGGAGCAGGATCGTGTCGACGCCGTACGGGAGGCGCTCGCCGACCGCTACCAGATCGCGCTCGACCTCGGAGTCGGATGCGGACTGCGACAGGGCGAGGTGTTCGGCTTCAGCCCGGGCGACGTCCACGGCGACTTCGTGCACGTGGAGCGCCAGATCCTCATGTACAAGTCGCGGCTGTACTTCGGCCCGCCCAAGGGTGGCAAGGAGCGCGACGTGCCTCTGCCGAAGGTGCTCGCGAAGCGGCTCCTCACGCACCAGGAACGCTTCGAGCCGATCGACGTCACCCTGCCGTGGCTGGACCCCGAGGAGCCCGACCTCGCGCGCGAGGATCGGCGCAAGGTTACCGTCCCGTTGCTCGTGTACACCGGGCGGCGCGGCGCGATCAACCGCACCACCTGGAACACCAAGGCGTGGAAGCCGGCGCTCGCCGAGGTGGGAGTCATCCCGCCGCTGCCCGAGCGGCAGCCGGGCGAGAAGCCGTCGCGCGTATGGGAGCCGAGCCGTGAGCACGGCTTCCACGTCCTGCGCCACACGTACGCCTCGGTGATGCTCGAAGCCGGTGAGTCGATCGTCTCGCTCGCGAAGTGGCTGGGGCACTCCGATCCGGCGTTCACGCTCCGGACGTACACTCACTTCATGCCGCAGGCCGGCGCGCGGGGACTGTCCGCGATCGAGACGTGGCTCACGGATCTCGGCTGA
- a CDS encoding DEAD/DEAH box helicase family protein gives MRFLDAASLLDSGPLQFPRRIERLLWHLGFSDVTNIDGSGDEGGDILALHRGETWVIQCKWKRHGAVGADAVDEVARARDHYRAHKAVVVTNTRFSPEARKRVATLARLGPGILLWGGTDLTTSFDRVPPRFGRVTPRPYQTEALQALTADLDASGRALLVLATGLGKTVVGGEVVAAHLRRAPQDQVLVVAHAKDLVQQLERALWRHLPKDVPTRILTGDTRPDDLSGLTCATVGSALSAARFGYRPGLVMIDEAHHVGEEGQYDELLELLNSARHLGVTATPWRGDKHDITHQLGAPSFSLGIEEGMRRGYLAQVHYRLFVDDIDWDIVREASSHSYGLAELNAKLFLPQRDEAIRDELATAWAGTRNPRAIVFCRTIEHAERLADMLRRTPLWSGALAIHAGLAKRERQNRLLAFRAGEVPILTAIDILNEGVDVPDVNILCFARVTHSRRIFVQQLGRGLRLREGKERVTVLDFVSDLRRIAAALRLKRALDGDGEIETLAKITPSNFDFSDQKVATLMDEWIKDAASLETAYDEHRLQFPATRAPQE, from the coding sequence ATGCGATTCCTTGACGCCGCCTCCCTGCTGGACTCGGGCCCCCTGCAGTTCCCTCGCCGCATTGAACGACTCCTGTGGCACCTGGGCTTCTCCGATGTGACCAACATCGACGGCTCCGGTGACGAGGGGGGCGACATCCTCGCCCTCCACAGGGGCGAGACCTGGGTGATCCAGTGCAAGTGGAAGCGACACGGAGCCGTAGGGGCCGACGCGGTGGATGAGGTCGCTCGCGCTCGGGATCACTATCGCGCCCACAAAGCCGTCGTCGTCACCAACACTCGCTTCAGCCCTGAGGCTCGGAAGCGGGTGGCGACTCTGGCGCGCCTAGGTCCTGGGATCCTTCTGTGGGGCGGAACGGACCTGACGACCAGTTTCGACCGGGTGCCGCCCCGCTTTGGGCGAGTGACGCCACGGCCGTACCAGACCGAGGCGCTCCAGGCACTGACCGCCGATCTCGATGCCTCGGGTCGTGCGCTCCTTGTGCTGGCCACCGGCCTGGGTAAAACGGTCGTCGGAGGCGAGGTGGTCGCGGCGCACCTGCGACGCGCCCCCCAGGATCAGGTCCTGGTCGTCGCGCACGCGAAAGACCTTGTCCAGCAACTAGAACGGGCGCTCTGGCGGCACCTACCCAAAGATGTCCCGACGCGGATCCTCACGGGCGACACCCGCCCCGACGATCTCTCCGGCCTCACCTGCGCGACGGTCGGCTCGGCGCTGTCGGCCGCGCGATTCGGATACCGCCCAGGCCTCGTCATGATCGACGAAGCCCACCATGTGGGTGAAGAAGGTCAATACGACGAGCTCCTGGAACTTCTCAACTCGGCAAGGCACCTGGGCGTCACGGCGACCCCATGGCGCGGTGACAAGCACGACATCACCCATCAGCTCGGCGCCCCCAGCTTCAGCCTGGGGATCGAGGAGGGCATGCGGCGCGGCTACCTCGCTCAGGTCCACTACCGCCTGTTCGTTGACGACATCGACTGGGACATCGTCCGTGAGGCCAGCAGCCACTCGTACGGACTGGCCGAACTCAACGCCAAGCTCTTCCTGCCGCAGCGGGATGAAGCCATCCGCGACGAGCTGGCCACTGCATGGGCCGGCACGCGTAATCCCCGAGCCATCGTCTTCTGCCGCACCATCGAACACGCCGAGCGACTCGCTGACATGCTGCGGCGCACCCCCCTTTGGTCAGGTGCCCTCGCCATCCACGCGGGACTCGCCAAGAGGGAGCGGCAGAACCGCCTACTCGCCTTCCGGGCCGGCGAGGTGCCCATTTTGACGGCGATCGACATCCTCAACGAGGGCGTCGATGTGCCGGACGTGAATATTCTCTGCTTCGCGCGAGTCACTCACTCCCGCCGCATCTTCGTTCAGCAGCTTGGGCGAGGGCTCCGCCTGCGCGAGGGAAAGGAGCGAGTCACGGTGCTGGACTTCGTCAGCGACCTCCGCCGCATCGCTGCCGCGCTCAGGCTCAAACGCGCGCTTGATGGGGATGGTGAAATCGAGACCCTGGCGAAGATCACCCCGTCGAACTTCGACTTCAGCGATCAGAAGGTGGCCACCCTCATGGATGAGTGGATCAAGGACGCGGCCAGCCTTGAGACCGCGTACGACGAGCACCGACTCCAGTTCCCCGCCACCCGCGCCCCCCAGGAGTAA
- a CDS encoding zinc ribbon domain-containing protein YjdM: protein MTEALPPCPECSGVYTYEMGALLICPECGHEWSPTSAEPAGEGTDGGIRDAVGNVLADGDTVTVIKTLKVKGSPSGIKAGTKVRNIRLVDGVDGHDIDCRIDGFGPMQLKSSVVKKA, encoded by the coding sequence GTGACCGAGGCGCTGCCGCCGTGCCCCGAGTGCTCCGGCGTGTACACGTACGAGATGGGCGCACTCCTGATCTGTCCCGAGTGCGGCCATGAGTGGTCGCCCACCTCCGCCGAGCCCGCGGGCGAGGGCACGGACGGGGGAATCAGGGATGCGGTCGGCAACGTGCTCGCCGACGGCGACACCGTCACCGTGATCAAGACCCTGAAGGTCAAGGGCAGCCCGAGCGGCATCAAGGCCGGCACCAAGGTGCGCAACATCCGCCTCGTCGACGGTGTGGACGGCCACGACATCGACTGCAGGATCGACGGGTTCGGCCCCATGCAGCTCAAGTCCAGCGTGGTCAAGAAGGCCTGA
- a CDS encoding ATP-binding protein, whose product MGSAVRIARETTEQVLAEWGISRSHPAVDPALLILSELVANSIRHAAPLSPNVTVIYAAGQDTLAFAVHDRHPYRPPLTSAATGTGGSGLGTVMELTLGLGGTAVVRGDADGGGKSIWITLPLRKAPV is encoded by the coding sequence ATGGGCTCGGCCGTGCGGATCGCCCGCGAGACCACCGAGCAGGTCCTTGCGGAGTGGGGCATCAGCCGGAGCCATCCCGCCGTCGATCCGGCACTGCTGATCCTGTCCGAGCTGGTCGCCAACAGCATCCGGCACGCGGCCCCGCTGTCCCCGAACGTCACCGTGATCTACGCGGCGGGCCAGGACACGCTCGCGTTCGCCGTCCACGACCGCCACCCGTACCGGCCCCCGCTCACCTCGGCAGCCACCGGGACCGGCGGCAGCGGACTGGGCACCGTCATGGAACTCACCCTCGGCCTGGGCGGTACCGCGGTCGTCCGGGGCGACGCGGACGGCGGAGGCAAAAGCATCTGGATCACCCTTCCCCTGCGGAAGGCCCCCGTGTGA
- a CDS encoding SulP family inorganic anion transporter, with protein sequence MSTVLARSWGRVASLLPARADFTVMGRNPRRDLLAGLTVAIVALPLALGFGVSSGLGAEAGLATAVVAGALAALFGGSNLQVSGPTGAMTVVLVPIVAQYGPGGVLTVGLMAGVLLIVLALLKAGRYMRYIPAPVVEGFTLGIACVIGLQQVPNALGVAKPEGDKVLVVTWRAVEEFVRTPNWTAVALAVGVATVMLLGARWRPTVPFSIVAVIAATLAAQLFHLDAAAPIGDLPSGLPAPSLGFLDLSALGSLLAPAVAVAALAALESLLSATVADGMTVGQQHDPDKELFGQGIANLAAPLFGGVPATAAIARTAVNVRTGAGSRLAALTHAAVLAVIVFAAAPLVSRIPLSALAGVLLATAIRMVEVGALRAMARATRSDAIVLVLTAVATLVLDLVYAVIIGLVVAGALALRAVAGQARMDQVDFKADLPGEHSEEEHALLAEHIVAYRIDGPLFFAGAHRFLLELSEVADVRVVILRMSRVSTMDATGALVLKDAVEKLNRRGIAVMTSGVRPGQRQALESVGALDLLRREGREYATTPEAIAGARAHLHRAGVLPAAPDTAEAVR encoded by the coding sequence GTGAGTACCGTCCTTGCCCGGTCCTGGGGCCGGGTCGCTTCCCTGTTGCCCGCCCGTGCCGACTTCACGGTCATGGGCCGCAACCCCCGTCGCGATCTGCTCGCCGGTCTGACCGTGGCGATCGTCGCGCTGCCGCTCGCGCTGGGCTTCGGCGTCTCCTCCGGGCTCGGTGCCGAGGCGGGGCTGGCGACCGCCGTGGTGGCGGGCGCGCTGGCGGCGCTGTTCGGTGGTTCCAACCTCCAGGTGTCCGGGCCGACCGGGGCGATGACGGTGGTGCTGGTGCCGATCGTGGCCCAGTACGGGCCGGGCGGGGTGCTGACGGTCGGGCTGATGGCCGGTGTGCTGCTGATCGTGCTCGCGCTGCTGAAGGCCGGCCGCTACATGCGCTACATCCCGGCACCGGTGGTGGAGGGCTTCACGCTCGGCATCGCGTGCGTCATCGGTCTCCAGCAGGTACCGAACGCGCTGGGCGTGGCCAAGCCGGAGGGCGACAAGGTCCTGGTGGTGACCTGGCGCGCGGTCGAGGAGTTCGTACGGACCCCGAACTGGACCGCCGTCGCCCTCGCGGTGGGCGTGGCGACCGTGATGCTGCTGGGTGCCCGGTGGCGCCCCACCGTCCCGTTCTCCATCGTCGCGGTGATCGCCGCCACCCTCGCGGCTCAGCTCTTCCACCTGGACGCGGCCGCTCCGATCGGCGACCTGCCCTCCGGGCTGCCCGCGCCCTCCCTCGGCTTCCTCGACCTGTCCGCGCTGGGGTCGCTGCTCGCCCCGGCCGTCGCGGTCGCGGCGCTGGCCGCGTTGGAGTCGCTGCTGTCGGCGACTGTCGCGGACGGCATGACGGTCGGCCAGCAGCACGACCCGGACAAGGAGCTGTTCGGGCAGGGCATCGCGAACCTGGCGGCCCCGCTGTTCGGCGGAGTCCCCGCCACCGCGGCGATCGCCCGTACCGCCGTCAACGTCCGGACCGGCGCGGGCTCGCGGCTCGCCGCCCTCACCCACGCCGCCGTCCTGGCCGTGATCGTCTTCGCCGCCGCCCCGCTCGTCTCCAGGATCCCGCTGTCCGCGCTCGCCGGGGTGCTGCTGGCGACCGCGATCCGGATGGTGGAGGTCGGTGCGCTGCGGGCGATGGCCCGCGCGACCCGCTCGGACGCGATCGTGCTGGTGCTGACCGCCGTCGCCACGCTCGTGCTCGACCTGGTCTACGCGGTGATCATCGGCCTGGTCGTGGCGGGCGCCCTGGCGCTGCGGGCGGTCGCCGGTCAGGCCCGGATGGATCAGGTCGATTTCAAAGCGGACCTGCCCGGCGAGCACAGCGAGGAGGAGCACGCGCTGCTGGCCGAGCACATCGTCGCGTACCGGATCGACGGGCCGCTGTTCTTCGCCGGCGCCCACCGCTTCCTTCTGGAGCTGAGCGAGGTCGCCGACGTCCGGGTGGTGATCCTGCGCATGTCGCGGGTGTCGACGATGGACGCCACCGGCGCCCTGGTCCTCAAGGACGCCGTGGAGAAGCTGAACCGGCGCGGCATCGCCGTGATGACCTCAGGGGTACGCCCCGGCCAGCGCCAGGCACTGGAATCGGTCGGCGCGCTGGACCTGCTCCGGCGGGAGGGCCGGGAGTACGCCACCACGCCCGAGGCCATCGCCGGAGCCCGCGCCCACCTGCACCGGGCCGGAGTCCTGCCCGCCGCCCCCGATACCGCCGAGGCCGTCCGGTGA
- a CDS encoding helix-turn-helix domain-containing protein has translation MRNQSKPAVEAAFLNVQNAAKYMGISVNTLYVWRHRRQGPPSFRMGPGGRVMYRRDLLDAWLSEQQKADSRSNPALNPLNRASRQRERRRAA, from the coding sequence ATGCGTAACCAGTCCAAGCCCGCCGTTGAGGCTGCCTTCCTGAACGTTCAGAACGCGGCGAAGTACATGGGCATCTCGGTGAACACGCTTTACGTCTGGCGCCACCGCCGGCAAGGGCCGCCCAGCTTTCGGATGGGTCCTGGCGGAAGGGTCATGTACCGCCGGGATCTGCTCGATGCGTGGCTCAGTGAGCAGCAGAAGGCGGACTCGCGGTCGAACCCGGCCCTCAACCCGCTGAACAGGGCCTCGCGGCAGCGTGAGCGTCGCCGGGCTGCCTGA
- a CDS encoding ArsR/SmtB family transcription factor gives MSTPLYQLKAEFFKTLGHPVRIRVLELLSEREHAVSEMLTEIGVEAAHLSQQLAVLRRANLVVPRREGSAVYYSLANPQVAELLRVARSILSGVLAGQAELLADLKAAESGTAPRHRKPS, from the coding sequence GTGAGCACTCCGCTGTACCAGCTGAAGGCCGAGTTCTTCAAGACACTGGGTCACCCGGTGCGGATCAGGGTGCTCGAGCTCCTGAGCGAGCGGGAGCACGCGGTCTCCGAAATGCTGACCGAGATCGGCGTGGAGGCGGCTCACCTCTCCCAGCAGCTGGCTGTCCTGCGCCGGGCCAACCTCGTCGTCCCCCGTCGGGAGGGCTCGGCCGTCTACTACTCGCTGGCCAATCCGCAGGTGGCGGAGCTGCTGCGGGTCGCGCGGAGCATCCTGTCCGGCGTACTGGCCGGGCAGGCCGAACTGCTGGCAGACCTCAAGGCCGCCGAATCCGGCACCGCCCCCAGGCACCGCAAGCCGTCCTAG